The genomic segment CATTTAATTTTCTGACTTTAATGCAACTACAAAGAACTGTATCACTTAAATACCTCCATGGATCTTCACGGCCTAAAATACATACATCTACTCCTGAGCTTCCATCCACCCTCAGAAAACTGTGTTTtggatcacagaatggctgcAGGACTTCTGGAGGCGTCCTGGTCCAAATGAAGgagacttcaccacctccctgtgccactgtttCTCACCTGTCCCCTGGCACCAGAAGGACTCAGAGACAGATTATCTATGTTTCCAATGAAAAACATACACTTGAAGCAGTAGtagatttatttttacagtctctAAATTAAGCTATAGGTTTACTCATCTGTTTCAGGGGCTGAAATGGAACATTAGGGGACAGTTCACACCAGCCCTTTGTCATCATCTTTCTCCTCTACAAGAAGTTAACATCGCTGTTACCAATAGCACTGAACATATCACAATGAGTGATGTCCCTGTAGAGTTTCTAGCACTGTATAACTCAGTGAAACCAGCAAAGATTTGCCTAGATTTGAATATAAAGTGAAAGAAGCTCCATCTGTTGTCTTCGTACCAAGTAACATCTGCTGTTTGGCACAAGTGGTCCCTGTATGTGGTATTTTAGATGTACAGTAAAGCTctttaacaaaataaattttacagTTCAAGATCTTGCTCAAATTTCTGCAATACAACAGCAAGTGGTTAAATTAACAGAATTTCCTTGAAAAGCACGATATTGTCTCTTTTAAGAAAGAGCACATTAACTATCAGCCTGAGAAAATATAGGGAACTTCATACCAGATTAACACTTACATAAAATTGAAGATTAATTTAAGGTGTCTTAGTATCATAAAATATCTGATCAACATTTCTGTCAGCCTACTCAAAGAATTATCAAAAGTACAAACAAGATAACTGTCTAATAAAActtttatatatacatacaggAAATATCTTCATATCACAACTATCTAGTAACCATATGAATCTTTTGTTTCTGCAATTCAATGAGATTTCTTCTCTTACAAGTATTGCAAGACAACCTGGGAGTAGGGAATGCAACCTTCAGCAGATGGGAGGTAGCACTAAACTTGCAAAcactaatttttaaatgaaaagttgTTACAATgtgtttctttccctctctttaaACAATCCTTCAGTtagaaaagaattttttaactttttttttttttaacagaaaataagtCGCAAAGAATAATTGTTTAATCTGGCTAACTCATAATTGACCTTATGGTACTGAGAAGTTACACAGGCATGAAAAACTGCCTCCAAAGTATTTTTTAGTAAAAGCCTCTCTATTGTAGTTCTCAAAAGGATCTGCAGCATTCTCAAGTTTGATACTCTAGGCAAAAAATCTGGATGCATCCATTACCAGCCATCATTCTGGGGACAACACAGGAATGTAAAGCAAAAAACCAAATTCAAGACATATAAACTCCTACAGAACCGAGTGCTAACCTGCACTTCCCAAGCTTACATTCCTGGTGTGTGTTGCCGCCTATGcttctccagaagttttctggtAGGCAATGTCACATTACACTTTCCACACTTGtacttttttctgtgtgttttcacaTGCTTTTGAAAAGCTCGTTTATCTACTGTAGAAAACTTACATCGTCTGCAGTGCAATTTTAAATGAGTTACCAAGTGGCGCTTCAGGTGGCTAGATGTGCGGAAAGCCACCGCGCACTGACTGCACTTGAACGGCTTTTCCCCTGTGTGAATTCTCAAGTGGGGCTTGAGGTTTCCATTGTGGGCCGTGCAATAGCCACACTCTTGGCACGTGTACGTTTTGACAGGTAGCTGCTTTTGTTGGTAGGGACAGCCATTAGATGAGCTTTCCTCAGAGGAGTGCGAGGTCAGGTGCTGTTTCAAGGACAGCCATTTGTTTGTCGAGTAGTCACAGTTCCTGCACTTCAGGTGCCTCATATTAAAATGTGTGACTCTGTGCCGTTTCAGGTGACTGGAAGTACGAAATTTCTTCTGACAATCACTGCAGCTGTAAGGTTTCTCACCTGTGTGAGTTCTTACGTGTAGTTCGAGGTTGCTTAAAATGTAAGTAGTGTACTCACACTCTGCACACTGATAGAATTGTGGCTGACTCTGTGCTAGCAAATCATTTTCTTTGCTCCTCTGGTCATCTTGCTGTACTTCACAGACTTCCGAACCAAGTGAGTAATGGACACTGTTTGAGTTTTCCAAGGAAGTAAAATCTCTTTCTGAATACACACCCACATGCATTTCACCATGCAGTTCAAGATTCTCTAAATGGCTGCCTATATAGAGGCAATGGCCCAACTCACATCCGTTCTTTACATGAGTAAGGCTGTGTTTCTGCAAATGGTTTGATGTCTTAAATGACTTATTGCATTCTTTGCACACAAAGGgtctttcatgtatttttagGTGCAGCTTAAAGTCCCTATGAACACCAGTAGCGTAACTACAGTGTTGGCACTCGTACGCTTTAAATGTAGACAAAGTGGAAGGCCATGTATCCTTTAAGTTTTCCACAAATCTATGATACGCATCATCTTCTTGAACTTCCGAATGAGAGGCCTCGGACTTGAAGAGAGGTTCCTCTTTATAAACAACAGTGTCCATTTTGTATGAATTCAGGGGAACTTCCGATCTCTTCCCAGTAACAGGTAAGCAGTTACTTCCATGGCCGTTTTCAGGGAATTTCTTTCCAGAGCCCGTTTTCTTATTATTGTGCACATCACTTGCATGCTCAAAGTCTACTTGTGAAGCTACCATTCCCCCACTGAGACAATAATTTTCTTCACCAGAAAGAGATGGAGAAGCGTGGTCCTGGGAATCACTGtcatctttgcatttttttctctgattcttACAACCATTAGCGGTAGCCTTATACCGTTCATGAAACCTCTTATGCAAGGTGAAATGTCCTCTATTGTGAAACAATGCGTTACACTCATCACAAATATAGTTCTTTGAAGGTCTTTTAGTTCTCTTTCTTCCACTGGTGGAGTCGAGTTGCTGTGCTTGGCCTGCTTCTTTGCCTGCATGTAATCTTTTGTGTCTCTGTAACCCTACAATGCTTGTGAATGTCGACTGGCAGAACTCACAGGAATACGGCATGGTGCCTATGTGCATGTAGCTATGCCTTACCATGCTTgcaaaatacaatgaaaaaaaggTGCAAAACTTGCACTGGTACAGCTTATACCCAGCATGCCAGTACATGTGATTTAGCAGATAGGATAACGTAATGCAGGAGTAATCACACTGAGGACACTGGTAAGGTGGTCTCTCTTTATGTCCTTTGATATGATTAATAAAAATCCTAGGGCTTGAcgaagcaaagaaacaaagtctGCAGGAAAAACTAACTGGAGTACCCAGAGGTGTAAAGTCCCTTTCAATTTTGATAAAAAATTTCTcatatttactttcttttttcttggcctcaggttttctttcttcagatcTTTTCTGCTTAATGTTTGTTGCATTTATTCtattctttcttgccttttgcAACTTAGTCATTTTCTTATGAAATTTAAGGTGATTCTTCAGgttgacagaaaagaaaaaggctcttttacaaaagcagcatttatgtattttcttgtctttatgAGCTGAATAAACATGTTTCTTTAGATGTGTACTGCATTTATATACAGAACTACAAAACCTGCACTTCAAATTCAATCTCTCATGCTTATTTACAGAATAAGACCCTTTAGAAAGAGGTTTGATGGTCACATTATTACTTAGCCATGCTAAACCTTCTTGCTGGCTTTGGAATTCTTTTGAGCTTGCACAAGGAGGAACTTTTTGTTGTCGGCATCTTTTTTTAGGAAATGGTGTTAATGTCTTATAAATATGCTCTCCAGTAGTACTTGATTCAGCAGAAGTGGAAGCCTCTGGTTTCCCTACATCTTTTAGCAATGTTTCTGAAGCAGAAGAACCTCCATTAAGTACTGAAGCAGAACACTTGAAGGTAAATTTCAGTTCTTCTTTCAAGTCACATTCCAAAAGATAACTTGGTGTTTCATCTTgttctttgcttctctttttgttattaGCTTCTGTAGCTCCATTCTGTGAAGAATTGGGATCTATAGGGGAATAAAAAGTCACATGCATGACATTTCATACCATCACCAATATTCATGACTATTTGGTAGTAATATTCCCAGACTGTCTAACAACTTGCTTAtcattgcttttgctttgttaatattttcttgTCTCTACTTCTTTCCTAATGTCTCTTCCCCTCCAACAACAtttaaataattacttttaCCTAAAAGCTCGCAATTTCACAAGTCAACACTGTATCCCCtggagtttttaaaataacatgttTATGCCAGAATTCCTACGACAGTACCATCACCAAACTTTGCTAGGGCTCTATTATCACAAGTATGATACTCCTTCTGTTGACTTCTGCCTATTAGAAGTACTCTTGATAGATCTCTATGCCTTTCTTCCTGAAGGACTTCCATCTGCTACAAGGAATGGTGAAGTTTAAACCTAAATTATTCCTCTCTCAGTCCCTACTTGTATTGACAAGTTACTGCCTGTTGGTTTTCCCTCCCTACTATCTCCaattaagattaaaaaacctgtaacttttaattttcagattCTTTTCCTTAATGAAAGATCACCCTTATGCAAACTGCAGCAGAACGAAACTACCAATTTACTGCAGTTTCCTCATTTTTCCCAGGAATCTGTGAAAGAACTAGGCATACTCCAGTGAATACCCTCCTGCTACACACATTATTAATCAGCGTTGAAATGCTTACTCTGAAATAAACAGGGTTAACATTCTTCATATACACTTTCCCGTTTCAAAAATTTTAGATTTACCAGATTCCTTAAGCTGCTGCACTGGTCTTGTTAACAACATACCTTCCATTTCAACAATTGTCTCAATCTCCTTGTGGATTTCTGGTTGTTTCTCTTGACTGCTATCAGAAAGAACACTTGTAACACTGACAAGTTCTTCTTCATGTCTGGGTATCGCTGCCAATGCCAACTGACCGCTTGTACTGATGACTTCATCTCTGCCTTCATCaccagcagagaggaggagaggaggtcCATTCTGAAAGCTGGCACGACCACCACATTCTTTTCTGTCACTGGTTTCATTTATCTCTGTCAGCTCTGTTTTGCAAGATGATGTAGGCAATGCGTAATTTTGACCATATTTATCCTTGCCTGCGTAACACCAATCACTTAAAGATAACTTTGATTCATTACACACACTCTCAgcaatgcatttttcttcagaacaCTGCACACTATCATCCCCTTTAGAAGTagtctcattttcttcccctgtgTTTAAGCTGTTTGCATCACTTGAAGATGTTACACTTTTTTCGGAAAAGGTATTGCTTGAGTTGACCTCCTTCGCATCCTCCTGCTTTAACTCGAGAACTGGCGCTACCGGTTCTTCAGCGTCATCTTGGAGGAAATCCTCATCGCTCAGCTCAAACACGGTGATTGGAAGAACAATTTCAAAGACATCTGGCTCTGAGGACAGAAGAAGACCGTACTAAGGCTATTTCCGAAATACCTAAAGCGACCCTGGACCACCGACCCGCACCCGCCTCCGCTCCGGCCATTGCGCATGCGCACGCCGTCGCGCGTGCGGGACAAGGGTAGACCGTTCCTCCTCCCCCACCCCGTCGTCACCTTCCTGCATCCCTCTCGTCCCCTCGGCCCCCGGCCCGCCCGGAGCCTCGCTGAGTCTCTACCGAGGAAATGGGCACCTACCGCTAATCTCCGAGGGCTCCGACCTCTCCTGCTCCGCCGACATCGCCCTCAggccgccccgcgcccggcaGCCTCCCCGCCGCAGCGTAGCCGCGCATGCGCCGGCCGGGCACGCGTGCGCGCGGCGCCGGGAGCCGTGAGGGGGGGAGGAGCTGCGGAATGGGTGCGCTGCTTCCCGCCTCCTGATTGGAGAGGGCGGGGGGCTAGAGGCCGGAGGAGGGGTGGTCTCCGCCTCGCTCTGCGCAGGGGGCCGGTCCCGCCGCTCGCCCTCGGGGTCGCGGTTTGAGCACGGGAGGTGTTAAGCGGCTTAAAAATCGCTGTAGCCAGCCGTTCTCTGGATCGGGGGTAGGGGGCGGTTTTCGAAAGCTGTCGCAAAGTCCAGTCCCGTTTCAAGCAAAGCCGGGCGGTGGAGGACGTGGTCCTTTATGCTGCCGAGAGACGCCCCGACGGTGCCCAGCGCATGGGCACCTGTGCTTCTCAGCCTCCGGAGCGCAGGGGGAGGACTGTGGGCTGCGCAGGGGAGGCCGTTACAGAGCAAGTCTCCAGGACGTGGTTGCTGGGTGGGGCGCCGCTGGGGCTGCGGCTTACGCGGCTGTTGCTGACAAAGCCTCCGAGGTGGCCTCGGGGGTGAGCTTCAGAGTGTGTTGGTCGGGGCTCAGGAATCGGTGAATTTCTTTCCCCAAGGATACACAGAAGGAGGGTTTTCCTGATTAGTTTCTCAGGGTTTAAAGACTACTTTGCCCCACTCTGTGTCTGTCCATGCCAACTCAGCTTATAAATGGAGGAAAATCAGAGTTCTCAAGTCATAAAGCCCAAAGAGTTTCATGGAAGTTGAAGCAGATTACTGTATGGATCTGGGCGCaacagaatttcttttctttgaagcaGCCAGGGTGGTGCTGTTTTCTATTTGTGGCCAAAACAACACTGATTATGCACTAATATTTTGGCTAAATAGTATTTGCACAAAATCAGGGCCACCgctgtttctctttttgccCTCAACGGGACAGCTCACTCAAACTGCCCAAGACAAAATCATTCTATACCATATGACTACCTGTGTGTTATTAACCCTGCTTAATTACAAatctaaaccatgacagttgcTGTGTAtgaggaaaattaactccatcccagccagagccagtGCAACTACTGATGGCTTTTTCTCTGATGTACATGCAGCTGCACCCATTTATGTTTTTCTATCAACAGGCGGGTGTTGTGTACGTAGGTTACTCCAGTACTGCTTCGTGTTGAATTAAAGTAAATCTGTAACGTACAGCAGTTGCTGATTAGGTCTAATCAAAACATGCATGGATAGTAAATGAAGACACAGACAAGGTGCAACCTTGTCAAAATTCAACTAAATCTCTGCTAGCTTTGACATGTAGGCAGTTATGGTTTGCAAAACTTTGGTTAAAGTGCAAAGAAATGTTACAACTGGAAAGCTAAAAGAGGATAAAGGCAGTACTACTCAAAACTAAATATATGCCTATTTCTAAGTTTGTCCACTGtacttttttgctttctgtgaatGTTGGCTGGGTACATACTGGGCAGGGTAAATTTCCTGTACATACAGTTATGTTGATAGACTttattgaaaaaataatataaattgTTTGTGTTAAAAGCTATTTAGTCCAACCTACCTgaaatgagcagggacatcttcaactagatccaGTTGCTCAGAGTGTCGTCCAACTTGACTTTGAATGTTTTTAGGGATGGGACATCTATCatctctctgggaaacctgggccagtgcctcaccatctTAATTGTAAAAAAAGTTACCTTGTATCTAATCTGAATCTCCCctattttagtttaaaaccattatctGTTGTGCTATTGCCACAGGCCATGCTAAAATGTCACAATCACAAAATGGTATGGATTGGGAGGGACCTATAAaaatgatctagtccaactcccctgctaaatcAGGTTCCCCAccatcaggaggcacaggagcaAGTCtaggtgagttttgaagacctccagagaaggagagtctccctagccagcctgtgccagggctccctaacccttacagtaaagtagtttttccttatatttaggtggaactttttgtgttccagcctctttctattaccccttgtcctgttgctagataccatcgaaaaaagggatgccccaacctcctgatacccaccatttatatacttactaatattaatgagatccctgctcagtctcctccagactaaagagccccagttccctgcagctttttcctcataaggaagatgcttcagtcccctcatcatcttggtggccctgtgctggactctttctggatgttctctgtcccttttgagctggggagcccagaactggacacaggactcgagatgaggcctcaccagggcagaggagagggggagcagaacctctctcagcctgctggccacactctcttgatgcatcccaggatgccgttggccttcttggccatgagggcacattgctggctcatggttagttttttatcaatcaggactcccaggtctctttctgcagagctgctcttcagcagtttaatccccagcctgtactggtgcatgaggttgttccttcccagatgcaggactctacacttgtccttgttgaacctcatgaggttcctctctgcgcaactctcaagccgatcaagatcctgctgaatggtagCACGGCCGTCTGGTGAATCAGCccgtcctcccagtttggtgccatcagggaacttgctgagggtaccctctgtcccctcctccaggtcattgatgaagatgttaaacaataAAAGTATCAAAACCCCCAGGCAGGAGCATTGGCAAAACCTTCATGAGTATTAAATTAGGCAAAGATGAGAGGAGTATTGGCCTCTGTTTTTCATCTGTCAGGGAATTTGAGAATCTTCTACAGAGTTAGAAGAATTATTGATACCCTACACTGGGTGAAGCAGATGCTGGGGTGAGCAGGGTACCTTGCCTCGACTTTTTCCTGCCACAGCAAACCATAGGACATTCTTCATCTTGTCCTCCTATGTCCCTCACTTCAAAAAAATACCtcccaaaaacaaaaccaaaaaacccaacaagtcTCCTCCTGCCAGAATCGTCTGAATCTCCTCCAGAGGGCTCTGCAGCCACGGGTTTGCTTGCTGGCTGTGCTGAGAAAAGCTCCATAACTTGAAAATACCGGAGAGATCACAAATAACCCTACTCCTGATCAGCTGGTCCAGAATGTCTGTCCTGGAAAGGAATGGCAGAGAAGATTTGAATTTCAAGGAGAATTTAGGGGTAAAAGTGTATCATCTCAGTTGTAATTATCAAAGCTAATGGAAACATAAGATCCCACACTTTTGTTGTTCCCATTCCACAGGTGACTTTTGAAATGCACAAAACCCATCTGTTTTAAAGAGACTAAACTGCAAGAAAGCCATGGTgaacagtatttcttttttggcTGTGACATATCTGTTAATTCtaaatctgtgttttaaaagcacagGGAGTTAACAACTGAACGGGATGTCATCATCTAAAAATGATGTCACAACTCAGCTGGTATTTCTTGTAACCTGGATCTGtctgaggaaaggaagaaaatgagtaAAAATAACTTCATTGAGAGTGTTTTAGTTGTCCATATGTTCCCACTGGAAGGTGATTAatatctgtttctgttctttcttttctataacAGAAACTTTTAAACAGtcttatttgaaaaatatctccctcccccacctaaaaaaaaaaaaaaacccaaactgtaAATCTCTGTGCAATCTTCACAAAGCTATAAAGGACAAGCCTTTTTCCTTGAAAGTgaatattttcagtcttttccttAAAGTAACAAAGTATAACTCTCAGCCTGATACTTCTTGATGCTATCATCTAGAAAATTAAATGGCTGAAGAAATCTGGCCTATGGAAAGCGAGTCTGGGGTACAGTGGAGCTGCCTTCACAAGCCCATTGCACAAAACTCTGTTCTGTAAATTCAACTTGCAATGGAGTAGTAGAAATGTGCCTGCAACGATGCTTGTTCCCACACTCTAGCACAAATAAAAAAGAGGCATGAAAAAGTATCTTGTAAGGAATCTCTCCTGCATCTCTGCCTTCTAACCTCTGTCAGAGGGCATCTTCAGACCCACTCTTGCtaagggaagggggaggagctGCCCCTAATTATTAATAGCTGAAAGTATTTATAAGCTTTGATTATGATTATCTGTGCATGCGTGTGTCCTGGTCAATGAATGTTCCTTTGATTTCCTAGACAGCAGCGACAGAAACAGGAGAATGCATATGAGAtagtaaatatttgaaaaatgtacTTTGACAAAGAACAACCCATTAAACTTTCAGCTGTCTGAAAGATAAAAATCAGAAGTTGATTTATACTGAAACTTTGTCTGTGCTGATTAAGAGTCAAATATGTATCTTGTATTTATGGAAGATGATAAATTTTGAATCAGAATATGGAAAATATTGGACACTATAGGAAATTGTATTATAcccaagaaaatgtaattatttgaAGTGTGAATATTTGATATCACTAAgcatcatacaatcatagaattgttgtggttggaaaagacctttaagatcattgagtccaataactaacctcacactgccaagcccagcactaaaccatatccctcaaaTGGTGGCCTAGACTtaactaaaatgaaatggaGTACATGTGTTGCTCTGCCTCTCTGTACCAGATTTAGTGCAGTACTGCTTGATCATAGCCTCTGTGTAAATCCTGTTATTGCAGCAGTTGCATGTGCCACGTCCTATTTCATGCTCCTGATTCCAATTCTATTAGTGATTATGTGCCATTATCACTCACAGTGGCAGAACCTGTCAATTATAAATGCTGGCAGATGGCAATAGAAGCCCTTTCCTAGGCCTTACAATGTACTCTTTAAAACCTCAGGACAAATATTGTCATCTGTAGATGCATTCACATTGTCATCTGGCCACAGACATTCACTGCTCCTAGTAATTTCAACTAAACCTTTGGGGGTTCAgcacataacaaaaaaaaaatcaagctggAAATATCTTAATTGAGCAAAAAGCCTGAAACCTCAGGGACAGAAAATAATGTCACTTTTAGACCAGGGGCAGTCTGAAAATTATTCCTAGGAAAAGAATATAAGAGCAGTTATGGTCTAGCAATTTGCAGGAAAAAGTGATATCTGAGTATGAGTCCAGCTGGAAAAGCACAGAAGCATGCTGGATGAGTTGGGAATGAAATCATTAATCTATCAGCTAATGTAAAGAGGGAAAATATCTCTAGAAGGGTTTGGTTAGGGATTCTGTATTAGGGCTGTGAGCTTCAATGACCATGACCTTTTTGAGAGCCAGGATTTTACCAATTACAGACTGAGAGTTAGTAACTAAATGGCTTATTTTATTGTAAAACCTGCTAGgttgctgtttttctctttttcacacTGCCACTGACTCAtctgtttttgcttggtttgttttttttttttctttgcaaacagCTTCACTTAAGTCTATTccagagggaagagaagaaaacacatcAGTGAGGAGCTACTCATTGGCAGAGAACTGAGCAACACT from the Colius striatus isolate bColStr4 chromosome 2, bColStr4.1.hap1, whole genome shotgun sequence genome contains:
- the LOC104552682 gene encoding zinc finger protein 420 — encoded protein: MSAEQERSEPSEISEPDVFEIVLPITVFELSDEDFLQDDAEEPVAPVLELKQEDAKEVNSSNTFSEKSVTSSSDANSLNTGEENETTSKGDDSVQCSEEKCIAESVCNESKLSLSDWCYAGKDKYGQNYALPTSSCKTELTEINETSDRKECGGRASFQNGPPLLLSAGDEGRDEVISTSGQLALAAIPRHEEELVSVTSVLSDSSQEKQPEIHKEIETIVEMEDPNSSQNGATEANNKKRSKEQDETPSYLLECDLKEELKFTFKCSASVLNGGSSASETLLKDVGKPEASTSAESSTTGEHIYKTLTPFPKKRCRQQKVPPCASSKEFQSQQEGLAWLSNNVTIKPLSKGSYSVNKHERLNLKCRFCSSVYKCSTHLKKHVYSAHKDKKIHKCCFCKRAFFFSVNLKNHLKFHKKMTKLQKARKNRINATNIKQKRSEERKPEAKKKESKYEKFFIKIERDFTPLGTPVSFSCRLCFFASSSPRIFINHIKGHKERPPYQCPQCDYSCITLSYLLNHMYWHAGYKLYQCKFCTFFSLYFASMVRHSYMHIGTMPYSCEFCQSTFTSIVGLQRHKRLHAGKEAGQAQQLDSTSGRKRTKRPSKNYICDECNALFHNRGHFTLHKRFHERYKATANGCKNQRKKCKDDSDSQDHASPSLSGEENYCLSGGMVASQVDFEHASDVHNNKKTGSGKKFPENGHGSNCLPVTGKRSEVPLNSYKMDTVVYKEEPLFKSEASHSEVQEDDAYHRFVENLKDTWPSTLSTFKAYECQHCSYATGVHRDFKLHLKIHERPFVCKECNKSFKTSNHLQKHSLTHVKNGCELGHCLYIGSHLENLELHGEMHVGVYSERDFTSLENSNSVHYSLGSEVCEVQQDDQRSKENDLLAQSQPQFYQCAECEYTTYILSNLELHVRTHTGEKPYSCSDCQKKFRTSSHLKRHRVTHFNMRHLKCRNCDYSTNKWLSLKQHLTSHSSEESSSNGCPYQQKQLPVKTYTCQECGYCTAHNGNLKPHLRIHTGEKPFKCSQCAVAFRTSSHLKRHLVTHLKLHCRRCKFSTVDKRAFQKHVKTHRKKYKCGKCNVTLPTRKLLEKHRRQHTPGM